From the genome of Acidimicrobiia bacterium, one region includes:
- the atpB gene encoding F0F1 ATP synthase subunit A codes for MDSLILASECDTAKEIICRPDNVVELFEHTEALFTIGPLAFTRTVFLIFLAALIVIASLYVAFRRPKVVPGKFGVIMEAMVGFVRDDVAKGTIGPDGGKYVPYLLSIFLFILVGNLFELTPFINFPITSRMAIPLMLSVFTYLIFVAVGFSKNGLSYLWGIIWPKSVPVGLRWFVGLIEFVSTFILRPITLAVRLFANLVAGHLMLTLLLGSGWLFFASVGDIGIRSVIGIPWFVFGLGIFVFEFVVAVLQAYIFTLLSAVYIQTSVHPEH; via the coding sequence GTGGATAGCCTGATCCTGGCATCAGAATGCGACACCGCCAAGGAGATCATCTGCCGCCCGGACAACGTGGTCGAGCTCTTCGAGCACACCGAGGCGCTCTTCACGATCGGGCCGCTCGCCTTCACCCGGACCGTCTTCCTCATCTTCCTGGCGGCCCTGATCGTCATCGCCTCCCTGTACGTCGCGTTCCGCCGGCCCAAGGTCGTCCCCGGCAAGTTCGGGGTGATCATGGAGGCCATGGTCGGCTTCGTGCGCGACGACGTGGCCAAGGGCACCATCGGTCCCGACGGCGGCAAGTACGTCCCCTACCTGCTGTCCATATTCCTCTTCATCCTCGTCGGCAACCTCTTCGAGTTGACCCCCTTCATCAACTTCCCGATCACCTCGCGTATGGCGATCCCCCTCATGCTCTCCGTGTTCACCTATCTGATCTTCGTGGCGGTCGGGTTCTCCAAGAACGGCCTCTCCTACCTGTGGGGGATCATCTGGCCCAAGAGCGTCCCGGTGGGCCTTCGCTGGTTCGTCGGACTCATCGAGTTCGTCTCCACGTTCATCCTGCGGCCCATAACCCTGGCCGTTCGACTCTTCGCCAACCTGGTCGCCGGCCACCTCATGCTCACGCTGCTGCTGGGCTCGGGGTGGCTGTTCTTCGCCAGCGTGGGCGACATCGGGATCAGATCGGTGATCGGCATCCCATGGTTCGTCTTCGGGCTGGGGATATTCGTGTTCGAGTTCGTCGTAGCGGTGCTGCAGGCTTACATCTTCACGCTGCTGTCGGCGGTGTACATCCAGACATCGGTGCATCCGGAGCACTGA
- a CDS encoding AtpZ/AtpI family protein, which yields MKVSAHRRVAEYTAATVDSTAFFGSIMAGLLLGFLGDKALGTYPLLVVIGIIGGSVIGFWRMWQIATRDDER from the coding sequence ATGAAGGTCTCCGCCCACCGCCGGGTGGCCGAATACACCGCGGCCACCGTCGACTCCACGGCCTTCTTCGGGTCCATCATGGCTGGGCTACTGCTGGGGTTTCTGGGCGACAAGGCTCTGGGCACGTACCCGCTCCTGGTGGTGATCGGGATCATCGGCGGATCGGTGATCGGCTTCTGGAGGATGTGGCAGATTGCGACGCGAGACGATGAGCGCTGA
- the glyA gene encoding serine hydroxymethyltransferase, with amino-acid sequence MSRADAHLAEVDPEVEGLINKDADRQRSNIHLIASENFVSRAVMEASGSILTNKYSEGYPDKRYYEGCAVIDEVESLAIERAKALFGAAHANVQAHSGAQANMAVYFGLLKPGDKIMGMKLDQGGHLTHGSPVNFSGMLFDFVSYGVDPDTEVVDMEEVAELARKERPRMIVAGFSAYSRIIDWAAFRRVADEVGALFVVDAAHIIGLIAGGANPNPTPHADVVTATTHKAMRGPRGGLILSTEEYAAEIDKGVFPNVQGGPINNHIAAKAVAFHEAATQDYRDYAAQIVANARAMAEAATGDGLRVVSGGTDNHLFLIDLRSVDEDLTGRDAARLLQTVGITLNFNTIPFDPRPPYRATGLRIGLPAATTCGMKEAEVAEVGRLIATALRGRDDAATLDGVRGRVAEMAAALPAYPPGFPGHV; translated from the coding sequence ATGTCGCGGGCGGACGCTCATCTGGCTGAAGTCGACCCTGAGGTCGAGGGGCTGATCAACAAGGATGCGGATCGGCAGCGCAGCAACATTCACCTGATCGCGTCGGAGAACTTCGTGTCCCGCGCCGTCATGGAGGCCTCGGGATCGATCCTCACCAACAAGTACTCGGAGGGGTATCCGGACAAGCGGTACTACGAGGGGTGCGCCGTCATCGACGAGGTCGAGTCCCTCGCCATCGAGCGGGCCAAGGCCCTGTTCGGTGCCGCTCATGCCAACGTGCAGGCCCACTCGGGTGCCCAGGCGAACATGGCGGTCTACTTCGGGCTGCTCAAGCCGGGCGACAAGATCATGGGGATGAAGCTCGACCAGGGCGGGCACCTCACCCATGGGTCCCCGGTCAACTTCTCCGGGATGCTCTTCGACTTCGTCTCCTACGGGGTCGACCCCGACACCGAGGTCGTCGACATGGAGGAGGTGGCCGAGCTGGCCCGCAAGGAGCGGCCCCGGATGATCGTTGCCGGGTTCTCCGCCTACTCGCGGATCATCGACTGGGCGGCGTTCCGGCGGGTGGCCGACGAAGTTGGGGCGCTGTTCGTGGTCGACGCCGCCCACATCATCGGGCTGATCGCCGGGGGAGCCAACCCCAACCCGACGCCGCACGCCGACGTGGTCACCGCCACCACCCACAAGGCGATGCGCGGTCCCCGCGGCGGGCTCATCCTGTCGACCGAGGAGTACGCCGCCGAGATCGACAAGGGGGTGTTCCCCAACGTCCAGGGCGGGCCGATCAACAACCACATCGCCGCCAAGGCGGTCGCCTTCCACGAGGCCGCCACCCAGGACTACCGCGACTACGCCGCTCAGATCGTCGCCAACGCCCGGGCCATGGCCGAGGCGGCCACCGGCGACGGGCTGCGGGTGGTGTCGGGCGGCACCGACAACCACCTGTTCCTCATCGACCTGCGCTCCGTCGACGAGGACCTGACCGGGCGCGACGCCGCCCGGCTCCTCCAGACGGTGGGGATCACACTCAACTTCAACACCATCCCGTTCGACCCACGGCCGCCGTATCGGGCCACCGGCCTGCGCATCGGGCTGCCCGCCGCCACCACCTGCGGGATGAAGGAAGCCGAGGTGGCCGAGGTTGGTCGGCTCATCGCCACCGCCCTGCGCGGCCGCGACGACGCGGCCACCCTGGACGGGGTGCGGGGTAGGGTCGCCGAGATGGCTGCGGCGCTCCCGGCGTATCCTCCGGGGTTCCCGGGGCACGTATGA
- a CDS encoding DUF559 domain-containing protein, which yields MSRPPHDPITGHRARALRNHLTIPEARLWGCIRRNQLGVRFRRQVPIGPWIVDFACLNPKIVIEVDDPSHDWPDEANRTRYLESLGFTLLRFDNKDVIEIDAVVRSIETAIGALQRGEPLPWD from the coding sequence ATGTCGAGGCCACCCCACGACCCGATCACCGGCCACCGCGCGAGAGCCCTCCGGAATCACCTGACGATCCCCGAAGCACGCCTCTGGGGCTGCATCCGACGCAATCAGCTGGGTGTGCGCTTCCGACGGCAGGTCCCCATCGGCCCGTGGATCGTCGACTTCGCCTGCCTCAACCCCAAGATCGTCATCGAGGTCGACGACCCTTCACACGACTGGCCAGACGAAGCCAACCGCACCCGCTACCTGGAGAGCCTCGGCTTCACCCTCCTGCGCTTCGACAACAAGGACGTCATCGAGATCGACGCCGTCGTGCGATCGATCGAAACCGCCATCGGCGCCCTCCAACGAGGCGAACCCCTCCCATGGGATTGA
- a CDS encoding type II toxin-antitoxin system HicA family toxin, giving the protein MGDDWPVPTRADHLRFVQVEGWVQKRSGHHVVFQLVVGDDILRTRISHPPSAKDTYGKGMWGHILKDQLKVSEEEFWACVRDRTPPARSQPVAERPGGLPAEVVYQLVERVGLPEEEVRAMTKDEAVQRLREYWLGDR; this is encoded by the coding sequence GTGGGTGACGACTGGCCCGTGCCCACCCGGGCCGATCATCTCCGGTTCGTGCAGGTCGAAGGCTGGGTGCAGAAGCGATCCGGTCACCACGTCGTGTTCCAGCTGGTTGTCGGCGACGACATCCTGAGGACCCGGATCTCGCATCCTCCGTCGGCAAAGGACACCTACGGCAAGGGGATGTGGGGTCACATCCTCAAAGATCAGCTGAAGGTCAGCGAGGAGGAGTTTTGGGCATGCGTGCGCGACCGCACGCCTCCGGCGCGATCGCAGCCTGTAGCGGAGAGGCCCGGTGGGCTTCCGGCGGAGGTGGTTTATCAGTTGGTTGAGCGCGTGGGGCTGCCCGAGGAGGAGGTCCGCGCCATGACGAAGGACGAGGCGGTGCAGCGGTTGCGGGAGTACTGGTTGGGTGATCGATAG
- a CDS encoding prevent-host-death protein, which yields MRTRYPTVAEARSSFKEILDAAEQGLAVEFARGAESFTVLSVASLTHLLGRPGVLSRPVVYAEDDGWSIVLPGAPVAAEAGEFGDALDDFVAALREYAEDWMDDAELRAAASHRDNADLVRFVSHLGDDAVREWVIGAADEPSA from the coding sequence ATGCGCACCCGATATCCGACCGTGGCAGAAGCGCGGTCCTCGTTCAAGGAGATCCTCGACGCCGCCGAGCAGGGGCTCGCCGTCGAGTTTGCCAGGGGGGCGGAATCGTTCACCGTGCTTTCGGTGGCGTCGCTGACTCACCTGTTGGGACGTCCCGGTGTCCTGTCACGACCAGTCGTGTACGCCGAGGACGACGGCTGGTCGATCGTGCTTCCCGGAGCACCCGTGGCCGCGGAGGCCGGAGAGTTCGGTGACGCGCTCGATGACTTTGTGGCCGCGTTGCGGGAGTATGCCGAGGACTGGATGGACGACGCCGAACTGCGCGCCGCAGCGAGTCACCGCGACAACGCCGACCTGGTCCGGTTCGTCAGCCACCTTGGCGACGACGCGGTCAGGGAGTGGGTGATCGGGGCTGCCGACGAGCCGTCGGCGTAG
- a CDS encoding L-threonylcarbamoyladenylate synthase, which yields MVAVAFEQVLRALQRGLVVGFPTDTVYGVGVDPFDEVAMGRLFEVKGRPDDKAIPILAADLEGVRRVAVVGDEVADRASRHWPGALTVVLSKADGVPEWVGDTERGTVAVRIPDHSTVLELLRRSGPLAVTSANRSGEPPALDDRAAQNMLGRGVAVYVPGVSPGGMSSTVVDLTGLDAVVLRVGPVVWEDG from the coding sequence ATGGTGGCCGTCGCATTCGAACAGGTTCTGCGCGCTCTGCAGCGGGGGTTGGTGGTGGGGTTTCCGACCGACACGGTGTATGGGGTGGGGGTGGATCCGTTCGACGAGGTGGCGATGGGGCGGCTGTTCGAGGTGAAGGGGCGGCCGGACGACAAGGCGATCCCGATCCTTGCCGCCGACCTGGAAGGCGTGCGGCGAGTGGCGGTGGTGGGCGACGAGGTCGCCGACCGGGCGTCCCGGCACTGGCCGGGGGCGCTGACCGTGGTCCTCTCTAAGGCCGACGGGGTGCCCGAGTGGGTGGGGGATACGGAACGGGGCACCGTCGCCGTTCGGATCCCGGATCACTCGACCGTGTTGGAGCTGTTGCGACGCAGTGGTCCGCTCGCCGTCACCAGCGCCAACCGCAGCGGTGAGCCGCCTGCCCTCGACGACCGGGCGGCGCAGAACATGCTCGGCCGGGGTGTGGCCGTGTATGTGCCGGGTGTGAGTCCGGGTGGCATGTCGTCTACCGTCGTCGACCTCACTGGTCTCGACGCCGTAGTACTGCGGGTCGGGCCGGTCGTGTGGGAGGACGGATGA
- the prmC gene encoding peptide chain release factor N(5)-glutamine methyltransferase, whose product MAIPDHERVRLVRAVTGRSRGDALLDAALEPDQRRRLDTLVARREAGEPLQYLEGTVDFGPLTLKIDERALIPRPETERLWEEAVRSLGDAGPGTVIVDVGTGSGCLALALKHAFPEARVIGIDMSEDALSLAKENGDFTGLEVEWLHGDLFAPIAELQERVDLIVANPPYVADDDPLPAEIADHEPHGALFAGPLGTEVLARIADDGYWMLGVGGWLLCEIGDGQADEALRLFGAFDREVRPDLAGRDRILVARKGASCCL is encoded by the coding sequence ATGGCGATTCCCGACCACGAGCGGGTGCGTCTGGTGCGGGCCGTCACCGGGCGCAGCCGTGGCGACGCGCTGCTCGACGCCGCCCTGGAGCCCGACCAGCGACGGCGACTCGACACGCTCGTCGCCCGGCGGGAGGCCGGCGAGCCCCTCCAGTACCTCGAGGGGACCGTCGACTTCGGGCCGCTGACCCTGAAGATCGACGAGCGGGCACTCATCCCGCGGCCCGAGACCGAGCGGCTGTGGGAGGAGGCGGTGCGGTCCCTCGGCGACGCCGGGCCGGGCACCGTCATCGTCGATGTCGGTACCGGGTCCGGCTGCCTGGCGCTGGCGTTGAAGCACGCCTTCCCCGAGGCGCGGGTCATCGGCATCGACATGAGCGAAGACGCGCTGTCGCTGGCCAAGGAGAACGGCGACTTCACCGGGTTGGAGGTCGAGTGGCTCCACGGCGACCTGTTCGCACCGATCGCCGAGTTGCAGGAACGGGTCGACCTCATCGTCGCCAACCCGCCGTACGTCGCCGACGACGATCCGCTGCCGGCCGAGATCGCCGACCACGAGCCGCACGGGGCGCTGTTCGCCGGACCGCTCGGGACCGAGGTGCTGGCGCGCATCGCCGACGACGGTTACTGGATGCTCGGCGTGGGGGGCTGGCTTCTCTGCGAGATCGGCGACGGTCAGGCCGACGAGGCGCTGCGGCTGTTCGGTGCCTTCGACCGGGAGGTCCGTCCCGACCTGGCGGGGCGCGATCGGATCCTGGTGGCGCGCAAGGGGGCGAGCTGTTGTCTTTGA
- a CDS encoding ribbon-helix-helix protein, CopG family has protein sequence MGKTTVKATYSLDEKTIRQLESTARRLGTSKSETIRRAIALLAGSEPQAAQAQLAALDGLQALVARTDIDLEAWAADVRREREAFGP, from the coding sequence ATGGGCAAGACCACGGTGAAGGCCACCTACTCGCTGGACGAGAAGACCATCCGTCAGCTGGAGTCGACGGCGAGGCGGCTCGGAACCTCCAAGTCCGAGACGATCCGCCGCGCCATCGCCCTGCTGGCGGGCTCAGAGCCCCAGGCCGCACAAGCACAGCTGGCGGCGCTCGACGGTCTCCAGGCGCTGGTTGCCCGCACGGACATCGACCTGGAGGCGTGGGCGGCCGATGTCCGTCGCGAGCGAGAGGCCTTCGGTCCCTGA
- a CDS encoding PIN domain-containing protein: MPPAAIHLDTDFLIRSLRRDSTVDELMRSWLEEDTALAMSTVAWTEFLCGPVTDSMLDLAARLVPERIPFDDRDATLAARLFNASGRRRGSLADCMIAATAIRHDASLATLNTTDFRPFETAGLRLT; this comes from the coding sequence ATGCCGCCGGCAGCCATCCACCTCGACACCGACTTCCTCATCCGATCGCTGCGCCGCGACTCCACCGTGGACGAGCTCATGCGGTCGTGGCTCGAGGAGGACACCGCCCTGGCCATGAGCACCGTCGCCTGGACCGAGTTCTTGTGTGGACCGGTCACTGACTCGATGCTGGATCTCGCCGCCCGACTGGTTCCCGAACGCATACCCTTCGACGACCGCGACGCCACCCTGGCGGCACGGCTGTTCAACGCATCCGGCCGGCGGAGGGGGTCACTCGCCGATTGCATGATCGCCGCTACCGCCATCCGCCACGACGCTTCCCTCGCCACCCTCAACACCACGGACTTTCGACCCTTCGAAACGGCAGGCCTGCGCCTGACCTGA
- a CDS encoding type IV toxin-antitoxin system AbiEi family antitoxin domain-containing protein, giving the protein MTHEAPLPRQLASRRLRVVRPRDAAQIYKAAKVEFARLAEAGLIIRLAHGYYAIPPTEAYGDPGWTPTVEDVAMGIGVADYGPEASALSGVSAARHHGAMPRALSVGVVSVPVRRSPLITAAGRVVFWTRRTDHLDTVRAKTELAWGYTTSTEQTLLDLANRPRLGGVSPRSISEAIWALAGRADWDRTHRLSVDQQRPSAYARVIWVCAGLAPTDAPPAGPRRSPTKTLGLSSWGEASPAEFGLTP; this is encoded by the coding sequence ATGACACACGAAGCACCCCTCCCACGGCAACTCGCCTCCCGGCGATTGCGAGTCGTCAGACCGCGGGACGCCGCCCAGATCTACAAGGCTGCGAAGGTCGAGTTCGCCCGCCTGGCCGAGGCTGGACTCATCATCCGGCTCGCCCACGGCTACTACGCCATCCCACCCACTGAGGCTTACGGCGATCCCGGATGGACGCCGACGGTGGAGGACGTGGCGATGGGTATCGGCGTCGCCGACTACGGCCCGGAGGCGTCGGCCCTCAGTGGTGTCAGCGCCGCCCGCCACCACGGTGCCATGCCTCGCGCCCTGTCGGTCGGTGTCGTGTCGGTTCCGGTGAGGCGCAGTCCCCTGATCACGGCCGCAGGCCGTGTCGTCTTTTGGACCCGCCGCACCGACCACCTCGACACAGTCCGCGCCAAGACCGAACTCGCCTGGGGCTACACCACCTCGACCGAACAGACCCTGCTCGACCTGGCCAACCGCCCCCGGCTTGGGGGTGTCTCGCCCCGGTCGATCAGCGAGGCGATCTGGGCCCTGGCCGGCCGCGCCGATTGGGACCGAACCCACCGGCTCAGCGTCGATCAACAGCGCCCCAGCGCCTACGCCCGGGTGATCTGGGTCTGCGCCGGCTTGGCGCCGACTGACGCACCGCCAGCCGGTCCACGTCGAAGCCCGACGAAGACCCTTGGACTCTCATCGTGGGGCGAAGCGAGTCCCGCAGAATTCGGCCTGACCCCGTGA
- a CDS encoding nucleotidyl transferase AbiEii/AbiGii toxin family protein — MIERDEVVRWARAWGVAEAQVVKDHLISHLLHGLDGFSGVTFFGGTAINRTFVADRRVSEDIDLFIDPRHPTDPDAVIAAIAGGTRREFPDLRLEPVRQTADVRTFAAVDSDTTVQVQIVGPRHEHKYVDVAPCLVRLRYSDLPDAVGLAVPTLPAFGAMKLAAWEERHAPRDLFDLDSLEKLGGLGDDAIAALRSLRGSAPVRAEYEPARCPSPDTWNAELGHQTTDLSDPADILERVRDALFPNV; from the coding sequence GTGATCGAACGCGACGAGGTCGTCCGCTGGGCGAGGGCCTGGGGTGTCGCCGAGGCGCAGGTGGTGAAGGACCATCTCATCTCGCACCTTCTTCATGGACTCGATGGCTTCTCCGGAGTGACGTTCTTCGGCGGCACCGCCATCAATCGCACCTTTGTGGCCGATCGCCGAGTGTCGGAGGACATCGATCTCTTCATCGACCCGCGCCATCCGACGGACCCAGACGCGGTGATCGCCGCCATCGCCGGCGGGACCCGACGAGAGTTCCCGGACCTTCGTCTCGAACCAGTGCGCCAGACCGCGGATGTCCGTACCTTCGCCGCCGTCGACTCCGACACCACCGTCCAGGTTCAAATCGTGGGACCTCGACACGAGCACAAGTACGTCGACGTCGCGCCCTGCCTGGTGCGACTCCGGTACTCCGACCTACCCGACGCGGTCGGCCTCGCGGTGCCGACTCTCCCGGCGTTCGGCGCAATGAAGCTGGCCGCCTGGGAAGAGCGTCACGCACCCCGCGACCTCTTCGATCTGGACTCGCTGGAGAAGCTCGGTGGTCTCGGTGACGACGCCATAGCGGCACTCCGGTCCCTGCGCGGCTCAGCGCCGGTCCGAGCCGAATATGAGCCCGCTCGATGCCCATCGCCGGATACATGGAACGCCGAGCTCGGTCACCAGACCACAGACCTGTCGGACCCCGCCGACATCCTCGAGCGAGTTCGAGACGCCTTGTTCCCCAACGTCTGA
- a CDS encoding ADP-ribosylglycohydrolase family protein, with amino-acid sequence MPADRRDQWRALIADAEDRPPGEFNPNGWVVAAFQAAWSVVARSAEFADPVRDGLIAAVRIGNDTDTVAAITGGLLGASFGASAIPLEWVEVLHGWPGYRAADLERLVVSALATT; translated from the coding sequence CTGCCGGCCGATCGCCGCGACCAGTGGCGCGCCCTGATCGCCGACGCCGAGGATCGACCGCCCGGTGAGTTCAATCCGAACGGATGGGTGGTCGCCGCCTTCCAGGCAGCGTGGTCGGTGGTAGCGCGTTCGGCGGAGTTCGCCGATCCGGTTCGGGACGGTCTGATCGCTGCGGTCCGGATCGGCAACGACACAGACACCGTGGCTGCAATCACAGGTGGACTGCTCGGCGCATCCTTCGGAGCGTCAGCCATCCCTCTCGAGTGGGTGGAGGTGCTCCACGGCTGGCCCGGGTATCGAGCGGCGGACCTGGAGCGGTTGGTCGTGTCGGCGCTCGCCACCACCTAG
- a CDS encoding transposase, with translation MPAKKKSVSQEPQTLVEAVRYFSDPDVCLAFVAGLRWPDSKPVCPHCDGLEHSFLTTRRIWKCKGCKRQFSVKVGTIFEDSPIGFDKWLPAIWMIANSKNGISSHELGGARAPAGRSPRPVARPDRRRRGSTAR, from the coding sequence ATGCCAGCCAAGAAGAAGTCCGTCAGCCAGGAACCTCAAACCCTCGTAGAAGCCGTCCGCTACTTCTCCGACCCCGATGTCTGCCTGGCGTTCGTCGCCGGTCTCCGCTGGCCCGACTCCAAGCCCGTCTGCCCCCATTGCGACGGGCTGGAGCATTCGTTCCTCACGACTCGGCGTATCTGGAAGTGCAAGGGCTGCAAACGGCAGTTCTCTGTGAAGGTCGGGACGATCTTTGAGGACTCGCCCATCGGGTTCGACAAGTGGCTCCCGGCGATCTGGATGATCGCCAACTCCAAGAACGGCATCTCGTCGCACGAGCTGGGCGGGGCTAGAGCGCCTGCCGGCCGATCGCCGCGACCAGTGGCGCGCCCTGATCGCCGACGCCGAGGATCGACCGCCCGGTGA
- a CDS encoding EF-Tu/IF-2/RF-3 family GTPase, whose protein sequence is MSETKVGTVTHWYGDINVAGIDLEGDLEVGDTIHIVGNTSDFTQTVESMQVDHEDVDKAGAGDSIGIKVTEHARENDEVFKA, encoded by the coding sequence GTGAGCGAAACCAAGGTTGGGACCGTCACCCACTGGTACGGCGACATCAACGTTGCCGGCATCGACCTCGAGGGCGACCTCGAGGTCGGTGACACCATCCACATCGTCGGCAACACCTCCGACTTCACGCAGACCGTCGAGTCCATGCAGGTGGACCACGAGGACGTGGACAAGGCCGGAGCCGGCGACAGCATCGGCATCAAAGTGACCGAGCACGCCCGCGAGAACGACGAGGTGTTCAAGGCGTAG
- a CDS encoding oligopeptide/dipeptide ABC transporter ATP-binding protein yields the protein MTGPLIRAQDLVKDFPVKGGIIRRTVANVRAVDHVSLDIVRGETLGLVGESGCGKTTLGRMLVRLLEPTSGSIEFDGVDISHLKGAALKEMRSRMQIIFQDPFSSLDPRAPVGASIAEGLKIHGVTDSDERHQRVVEMLRLVGLEAYHARRFPHEFSGGQRQRIGIARALILNPDFVVADEPVSALDVSVQAQVLNLLSDLQQEMELTLLFIAHNLAVVEHISDRVGVMYLGKIVEITDRDSLYRNPTHPYTEALLSAIPIPDPLLRRRRIVLEGDVPSPLDPPPGCRFHPRCPIAVAGVCDVEEPVLLPVGDAEDHLASCHLRTGAHQHLDPTGPAVR from the coding sequence ATGACAGGGCCGCTGATCAGGGCCCAGGACCTGGTGAAGGACTTCCCGGTGAAGGGCGGCATCATCCGGCGGACCGTGGCCAACGTGCGCGCCGTGGACCACGTGTCGCTCGACATCGTGCGTGGCGAGACGCTGGGCCTGGTGGGCGAGTCGGGCTGCGGAAAGACGACCCTGGGCCGGATGCTGGTGCGGCTGCTGGAGCCGACGTCGGGGTCGATCGAGTTCGATGGGGTCGACATCTCCCACCTGAAGGGTGCCGCCCTGAAGGAGATGCGCAGCCGGATGCAGATCATCTTCCAGGACCCGTTCTCGTCGCTGGATCCGCGGGCCCCGGTGGGTGCCAGCATCGCCGAGGGCCTGAAGATCCACGGGGTGACCGATTCCGACGAGCGCCATCAGCGGGTGGTGGAGATGCTGCGCCTGGTGGGCCTCGAGGCGTATCACGCCCGCCGCTTCCCCCACGAGTTCTCCGGCGGCCAGCGCCAGCGCATCGGCATCGCCCGGGCGCTGATCCTCAACCCGGACTTCGTCGTCGCCGACGAGCCGGTGTCGGCCCTCGACGTATCGGTGCAGGCCCAGGTGCTCAACCTGCTCAGCGACCTGCAGCAGGAGATGGAGCTCACCCTGCTGTTCATTGCCCACAACCTGGCGGTGGTGGAGCACATCAGCGACCGGGTGGGGGTGATGTATCTGGGCAAGATCGTGGAGATCACCGATCGCGACTCGCTGTATCGCAACCCCACCCACCCCTACACCGAGGCGCTGCTGTCGGCCATCCCGATCCCGGACCCGTTGCTGCGCCGCCGCCGCATCGTGCTCGAGGGCGACGTGCCCAGCCCGCTGGACCCACCGCCGGGATGCCGCTTTCACCCCAGGTGCCCGATCGCCGTGGCGGGGGTGTGCGACGTCGAGGAGCCAGTGCTGCTCCCGGTCGGCGACGCCGAGGACCATCTGGCGTCGTGCCACCTGCGCACCGGCGCCCACCAACACCTCGACCCGACGGGCCCTGCCGTTCGCTGA
- a CDS encoding ABC transporter ATP-binding protein, translating into MSDAPLLSVRDLRTYFHTRDGEVRAVDGISFEVRRGEVLGLVGESGCGKSVTSLSLMGLIPKPGVIEEGSEITFDGRDLLGMSRRQLGELRGEQISMIFQQPASALNPVMRVGAQISEVYEIHRDMRRAAGREKATEMLERVGIPDGRRRVDAHPHEFSGGMAQRVMIAMALACEPELLIADEPTTALDVTIQAQILDLIRTLQRESNTAVLLITHDLGIVAEMADRIAVMYAGRIVEEADAVTLFEDPKHPYTQGLIGSVPVLGEVRERLDTIPGTVPHLIDLPVGCRFADRCKARVDNALTICTEIEPDLLPVGDGHTARCWLYSEDRR; encoded by the coding sequence ATGAGCGACGCCCCCCTCCTCTCGGTGCGCGACCTGCGGACGTACTTCCACACCCGCGACGGCGAGGTGCGCGCCGTCGACGGGATCAGCTTCGAGGTGCGCCGCGGCGAGGTCCTCGGCCTGGTCGGCGAGTCCGGGTGCGGCAAGAGCGTCACCTCGCTGTCGTTGATGGGCCTGATCCCCAAGCCGGGGGTCATCGAGGAGGGCTCGGAGATCACCTTCGACGGGCGCGACCTGCTCGGCATGTCGCGTCGCCAGCTGGGGGAGCTGCGCGGCGAGCAGATCTCGATGATCTTCCAGCAGCCCGCCTCGGCGCTGAATCCGGTGATGCGGGTCGGGGCGCAGATCTCCGAGGTGTACGAGATCCACCGCGACATGCGCCGCGCCGCCGGCCGGGAGAAGGCCACCGAGATGCTCGAGCGGGTCGGCATCCCCGACGGGCGGCGGCGCGTCGACGCCCACCCCCACGAGTTCTCCGGGGGCATGGCGCAGCGGGTGATGATCGCCATGGCGCTGGCCTGCGAGCCGGAGTTGCTCATCGCCGACGAGCCGACGACGGCGCTGGACGTGACCATCCAGGCGCAGATCCTCGACCTGATCCGCACCCTGCAGCGCGAGTCGAACACGGCGGTGCTCCTCATCACCCACGACCTGGGGATCGTCGCCGAGATGGCCGACCGCATCGCGGTGATGTATGCGGGCCGGATCGTCGAGGAGGCCGACGCCGTCACTCTATTCGAGGATCCCAAGCACCCGTACACGCAGGGCCTGATCGGTTCGGTGCCGGTGCTGGGCGAGGTGCGCGAACGGCTCGACACCATCCCCGGGACCGTACCGCACCTCATCGACCTGCCCGTGGGATGCCGGTTCGCCGACCGCTGCAAGGCCCGGGTCGACAACGCCCTCACCATCTGCACCGAGATCGAGCCCGACCTACTCCCGGTGGGCGACGGCCACACCGCCCGCTGCTGGCTGTATTCGGAGGACCGGCGATGA